The nucleotide sequence ttttcaaatatttgaaaggtactcaggaaaaaaaaaaaggtgttttttttgttttgtttttttttgctgcaGAGGGCAAAACAATGTTAATGATTGAAAGTTAAGAgacagacttaaaaaaaattttttttgaaagtacatggccttggagtcaggaagactgtacATACTGGCTGtagccctgggcaggtcatttaacctctcagtgctccagtcAGTTCTCTATTCAGTAAGTTATATGAGATAAGTTGCTGACCTACTTTAGTAAAAAGGTGGCTCTACACCAAGCATTACTTGCACAGATGAAGTCATagatccaaatccttcatttcccCACATTAGCCAATGTATATAAAGCACAGATGTTTTATATGTTTTAGCTGTTTATGTACCAGTATATGtacattattttttccttattattacAAAATACATTTAACTATTCAACAGGAAAATGAATAACCTTATTACATTCTGATCTTCCCTTCACTCAGTGTTCATGCAGCAGCTGGGTAAACCATTTGTTCACCTAATTAAGGTCCATTTTACTTCCAACATTTTAGGGTTCTGTGTTGTAAAGAGATTTCTTTGTGGATACAGAAACGGTTGTTTGCATTGATGACTTATTAGATGCCTTCCAATTTTAGTTCATTTTTaagaataagtttttattaaacaCTAAAAAGTCTTTATCTCAAATCTTTATACTTTTCTAGTTTGAGGAAGATAATGAAGATGTGGGAGGAGGAGCAGATGGTGGACAGggtaaaagaaaaagactttttTCTAAAGAATGTAAGTATTATATTTAGGAGTATTTTGATTATGGATGTCATGCATTGAAGATGAATACATATAGGTATTCTCTAAATTAAAAATGGGTTGTGCTTTAAAAGTTACTAATTTGTTTATTGCTGGGAATAAAAAGCATCTTTCCTTAGAAGTTATGCTATAAATAGTGATTTACAGGTCTTAAGCCATCTATAAAAGCCTATTTGACCTTTAATGTACTCCATTAATATCTTGCTGTGATGCCACATTATTTTATGGAGGTGATCTTCACTTTTTGAAAGCTATGCCAATGGACTGTAAGCTCTGGTAGGTCCTAGCAAGTGACAAAGCCTTCATGTGCAGGTTTGAAAATAGATTGCGTGTCTGTTATTTAAAGACCAGCCCAGGTAAGCTTGGAGAAGCTTATCTCCAGATTGTCCATAGGGTGACtaattttttcagccatagcaACTCTCAACTATGTTCTTAATTGTAAAAGATTTATAATTCACCCACAATAAAATCATAAATTGTCTTGCCCATAATGTAACTCAGTGATGGCAACTTAATCATCGTTGATAATAATACTTCTATGAGAAAACATTTAGAATTCAAACTTTGAATGTCAGGAACATACCTCTCTCTTACCCTGATCTTCACGCCTGCTGTGGAACCGTGTGAAGATAGCCAGGAAAGGCACACATTGGGGAAGGTGTCAggctgagaaagaactgaggggaaattttgttctgtgaagtttggattcagtcaaagggctgcacttgaggacctaaagggccacttgtggccttgaggctgaagtttccccacccctgtttaaCCAGAGAAGGGCTAGTAATGTCTTTGGATTCCCCTTTGTTGGCCTGTATAATACTTGAAACCAATTATACAGAAACTAAACAAAATCTGTATCTTTATATTGTTTAAAAACAGGTTAGATACTGTTCTATCTTAATATGGTTGGCAAACCACAAAATGTAAATGAGCCAAACTTAAAATACTTCTTCAATCCATCAGCGGCTGTCTAAACAATGTAGGTACTCCCTCCAAAGGTGAAGATTGCAGCTCCCCTATGTATCATTTGGTGTAACTCTTGTCTATATCCTCCAGTAAACCTTTCTCAAGGAGAATCCCTCTTTCATTTGGATTCCGATGCTGGCAAATATCTTGGTGAGCATATGTCTCACTTAACATTCATAATCAAAGGTTTGTCAAACAAAGTTATTTTTGTTATACCTTTTGAGCAGTTTTATTCAATTTTGACATGCATAGGGGATACTTCtttgggggaaaatctttaaGGGAGCATTTTGTTCTGCCGAATCAGATGCTTTGAAATAGTCGACAAACAATTGGGGTCTTTTATTCTCCatgtcagaggtgtcaaacttgctGCCCTCCCCAAGTTCCAAGtagattaaaatctaattgggaaatgtttaacaaaataaataaaagtacagcataacatagataatgttaatttgtggtttaaTACCACTAACCTATCAGTTTTTTATTGGAAAGATATGATCTGCTGCAAAAGCCTTTTCCTTAATAACACCTTCAAGGATCTCCTCAATATACATGTACATTGTTCTCATAAAGATTGTGTAGAAATGGGAAAGTAGGTGTATGGCTTAGTAGTTATGGGTATTTTCTTGACTTCCTTTTTTGGTTGTAATAAGTTCCAAGAGTTGATGATAGTTTTTTATTTAAGAAATCTTGAGAAGTGATCCCTCATCACCCTCTGAATTATGTCATTTATAGCCTAGAACTCCTTTGTTCCTGTTTGATGGAGTTTAaccatttctctttgttttctttgtgatATTTCTTCTTTGTGGTAGAAGCTGTAGTCCATTTGTGGTGGCTTTGCTGTCATTGATGGGAGAAAACTTGTTTTAGAAATTTTTGCTGAGTTAATTTTGTCTTCCTATTTATTGACTTTCCAGTTTCATCCACAAATTCTTTCAAGATGATCTGGCTAGACCTTACGTATTTTTCTCCCCACTATTTCTCGCTGTTTTATGAGACAGCATTGCTCATAATCTCCTACCATTTTCCGTGGAATCTTACAAACAAGCTTCTATTACAAACCTTTGCTGCCTTTGGCTGCTGTATGTTGCGAGATCATGTTTTCTCAGGATGTGGCAGGTTCTAGGCTCCTTTGCTGCTCCTGTGGCTATTGACTTACATTGGTTAAACTTGCTCAGGAAATGATGGTAGTTAGTGATGGTAcacttttattcattttactGCTTTATAGCATCAATAGCATCCTTTGAAAGATCAGATTGGAACTGCCTCAATTTCACACCGtatcattttattctttcttctgatttctgatttttttttctgtctaacAAGTAGAATGGTGACTGTATCTAGACAGCTGAGTTGGAAATAATTCTCATGTTGTCAGCCAGTTTGTTCCTTTCTGTTGGCATAaccaaaatttaaatttaaaaaaaaaaaaacttttggtgCTCACCATTTCTAGCATTGTCTGGCTGTCTTCCTAAAGAGATTATTCAAGATATGTCAGCATGAGTCTTCAGTACAGGTTTTGACCAGCCTTTGACCATACTCATTCTTACTCTTGAAttgttttccaacattttttcATTATCTTCTCCTATGCCCACCTTCACATTGAAGCCACACGTATAAGCTAATCTAATTTGCAGCGTGTGATAATCAAGTATCTTATGAAATCATATTTTGTATTGCTTTTGAATGCTGTATAAGATTGACTCTACCTTTTCCTGTATTTGCCTCTCCTACAGCTTCCTTTTATGGTGTTTCAACTTTTTCACTGAATAATGATCTCATACTTAAGAGCACCAGAAAAgaagttaatgtttatagatgaTCTAAAGATTGATTCTTGGCACCCTCTGCCCTTTTTTCTGACTTTATGTTGCTGTCACTGAAGAATCAGAAGGGGCTTCCTTAGGACTGAGggccatttaaaatttttctttgttgtggCTAAATAATTCATAGCCAAATCTTATTCTTGAAGAGCCTCTCTATACCTAACCAGGCTGGTCCTTGGAAAACAAATAGTCTGTTTGTTGCAGGGAGCTTACTTTGTAGCCTTCTCAACACAGTAAAAGCTTAGCAAAGCTTGTATTTTGCTGGCTTAGCCTATGAGGACTTGGAGTCACTTCCATACCACAGAGAGATATCAGAGTAGGACCTTGCAGAGGAACTTAAATGTATATTTTAGGAAAACTGTGTCCTGCGTTTATTGATAGAAATGCAGTACAGTGGAAActactggatttgaatcccagttctactACTTACTTGGGctggtcacttaacttcctttggtctcagtttcttcatccataaactGAGGATTGAACTAGGTGGTTTTGAAGGTCTACTCCAACTGTAAATCCAGTGGGATTATATTAATAAGCCCATGACATGGAACTTGGAAGGCAGTTTGTGTGGAGTGCCTGTATGTATTCAAATAAGTTTGTTGATGTTTTACTCTTTCACAGTAAGGTGTATGATGTATGGCTTTGGCGATGACCAAAATCCGTACACTGAGTCAGTGGATATTCTGGAAGACCTCGTCATAGAGTTCATCACTGAGATGGTAAGGTGTTTTTGATAGTTGATTAGctaattatttgtaaaatgaacctgAAATGTTGGGTTTCAAGTGGGACTAAAACGCCATACAAGACAAGTTTTGGAAGGGCTGCTATTGCAAGTCACTGTAAAGCATTAAAGGAAGGAGTGTAATAAATATGATAGAACAGAACTAAAAGCTATTCTTCCTTTTGGCATCTGTGTTACTCATCTTTGAACTAGCCATCTTGAAACACATGATGCTCATTCACTGAACCTTCTTAGTGCCAGGTCTCTTCACCTTTCCTCTTTCCTGGACTCCTCTGTCAGTTTGGTGAAGCCCGTGTGCCCCTTCTCagagtcatattttaaaataattgaaggaggggtggctaggtggtacggtgagtagagcaccggccctggagtcaggaggacctgagttcaaatccgacctcagatacttgacacactagctgtgtgaccttggacaagtcacttaaccccaattaccctgccttcccccctccaaaaaaacaaaaacaaaattgaaggaaatgccaagttgtaattaaaggttagtgaaaacaaagatgcaatttttttGCTTTCCAAATTAATAAACACCCTGAAGTTTCTCCATAAATCTCCTTGAGGATCCCTGAATCCCAGGTTTAGAATCCCTGTTCTATTGATTTATCAGAGACAGTATGACAGaatttgaaaagcatttaaaGTCAAGAATTGTGGGCTCAAATCCCATTTTTTGACACCAACTATATgatactgggtaagtcacttaatttatctgtgcctcagtttttttgtctATACGATGGGCACAGTGGTATTAGTGTtatctgcctcacaggattgatgtgaagaaagtgctttataaacatgtgtaacagtaaggcaataataacgatgtagatgataattgtcaaaacgcctacgtagttctgtattgcaaagtataggAGACTCTCTGcctagaaggtagaagaagtaaaccatttattcagacaccagagaaccacattCCATAAGCCACCTGCCCAATTCATCACAGCAGTGAAGCATCTGATAtataatatcacagcatggagcctcgccatccccgAACCTCTCAGAAcccctgctggagtcttcccagaaacaaactcacagtacaggtgTCGTAGCCTGTTCAGCTATCAGAGGTCGACTTTCATCACCTCAGCTCTAACAGTCACAACGGTCATTAACAGCATAATAGCACTTTCGCACTCTCTCGcgtgctctctccctccctctccctctccctctccctctctccctccctctctccctccctctctccctccctccttcctcacccctcctcccatctccctcctgtgacataacttccttttggGGACTCCTCTTACCACATGTgacaggcttcctgtgacataagcaggtcacatgacctattaatgggtgggaaagatcacATCTAAATTGCTGCTACAACATGAGAgtagttttatttataaatttgataATTTAACATCTTACTCTTCTATTGGGTTTTAAAGTCTGTGAAGCaatttcatatacattatctgattttattcacacGTTAGCCTATTTACACAGGCTACTATATAAAATACGTATACAAGTATTAATAATACATGacatatagttctttaaggtttccaaaatgctttgttccttgtctcatttgagcctcataagcAACGTTGTAGATACtacaaatattattcccattttatggataagggaacaggttttggttaagggacttggctaCAGTCACACAACCACTATGtcagacacaggatttgaacccagattgcAACTTGAAGTGATATCCAGTATGCTTTTTACTACACCATGAATGTAAAGAAGCACAATATTCAAAAAGCTCAGAGCTTGAAAAATATTCTGTACTAAAGTGGTCCATTTCCTCCTTAAATGATTTGTGAAAATGAGAAAGCTGTGCTTATGTTTGCACACCACTCTGCATTTTTTCATTAGCTTGGTATCTAAAGAAACATAAAGGTACTGAATgtacttccttcattttttagaAATTGGAAACtacattcttcccctcccccaaaaaagggcAGGAACCTGCAACAACCAGGTGAGGTATAGAggatgaaaaatataaaacagaaagaatataggaaggaaggagaaaacagcTTATCTGgagagaacaaatgaaataacattaaaaaaacggATGCTGAACAGCCCCCATGTGGACAGCTTTTTCTCTTACCCATTATATTGTGGATTGACAGTACTGGTCTGATATCTTTCAGGTTGTATGCTAATAATCTAGGAAATGATTAAGGtttggatagtttttttttaatctttcttttttagaagCAAGTTGTTCTGCCTGATTGTGGGAAATAGatgggaaagatggaatgataagggAAAATTCAAGTAATTGAACTCCTTCTGTTTATTTATATCTTCATGATAGACTCACAAAGCAATGTCTATTGGACGACAAGGTCGAGTGCAGGTTGAAGATATTGTCTTCTTGATTCGAAAGGACCCAAGGAAGTTTGCCAGAGTTAAAGACTTGCTTACTATGAATGAAGAACTGAAACGGGCTAGAAAAGCTTTTGATGAAGCGAACTATGGATCCTGACATCTTTTATGTTCTCCAAAGTTTCCCTATCTTTTAGGACAAGTGTGTGTATACTAGAACTATGTATTTTTCACCTTGCCAAAAATGAAGGGTCCTGACGTAATTTAAGCGCTTCTTACAATTACCTTATTACATGGATCCAATTGACCATATAAATGGGAAATGAAACAACACTTCGTTGCTGCCTTTACTTTGATTTTGTGGATTCTAAAAGTGATATTTAGGTATTGAATTGCTTGCGTCTCTTTGTTATACTTGAAATTACTCATTGGTTTTAACAGCATGGAAGAAGCTAAAATATCCTGCAAACTGTGCAGATCACCCTGTCTTTTTGAGGTGACAAAGACAATTTAAACTAAGTATATTCTGGTCTCCTTTTTGCCCCTGAAGTTTTCTATTATAGCATTTTGATATGTGAAATCTAAAAATTAGCCTTTTTGGTTTTGCAATTTGTAAAACTAATTTCATGGCTACTTTCAATCTCTTAGACAGATAATGGTTTTGTGGATTGCCCCATGCTCCGTGTTGGGTTATATTCTTAAAGTGTTAGTTTCACTTAAGGAAAAGTGTTCCATATTATTTGCATAAAGATTATTGCAaaaacattttcctctttttttagatttcttaaaagtatgttttcttttctttcattggatatcaaaagcaatttttttcttaGTGAAAGTTCCTGTTTCCTTTCAAAGTTCCACATGAAAACTTAAGATAATTTAAGAGCTTTTATTGGTTTTGATTAAAAACCTTTTGGGCCTACTAGACTAATTGTTTGAGTTTTAGAACTGATCTACACAGAAAGGATTTAAATTGAGACACTTAAAGGAGTATAAATGCAGGCACTCTGCATTTTAGTAAAAATGGCAATACtgtaaaatttgttttaacaattTACTTTGTTCTTTGTGGAAATATCTGCCAACATCTACACGCATGTGACTGTAGGTGCTGCTATTGTAGCTCAGGATATGTAAGTTTTGTGTATATTTAACCATAATGTATTAAATTATTACTGTATTGAGTTTAATATTATTAGAATTGAAAAAACAGTTGACGGAATCACTGAAAAATCCTTTTTGTGTGAAACTACACTTTTATGTGCTGGTTGTGAACAATATAAATCAATACTTGGAATATTCTGCTATCCTAATTTTTTGTATTAAGAATAAAATCATCTATGAAAATTAAGGAAGTTAATAGTTGAAATTCAGTGTATGATGTTTGATTCTTCTGTGTTATCTGTGTATTCCTGGGAATGTATTCTATCTTGATCTTTAAgaagtttctcatttttttcctagcCCCTCATGTTAATGATCATTATAACGATAGCTTACACTTATGTAGCATttaacaattataaaacactttgacaGATATCTTACTGTGTTCTcccacaatcctgtgaggtaggaagtATAGGTCTTACTGTTCCTGTGTTGCAAATAAGGAGAGTGAGAATTAGGCCAAGGGAGTTGGCTGAGGTCACATGACCATGTTGCAGCAGGACTGGGATTAGAACCCTGGttgtctgacttcaaatccaattctACTTCCACTACCTGTTTCCTGAATTGATCAGCACCCTTTGAGGAAGGAATTTACTCATTTTGAGGTTTACGCCCCCAATGAAAATATAAATGGCatgtaggaggcacttaataaatgttgactaatATGAACTTGAACAAATGTAGCTCAGTTTTCTGCAAGTTTCTCcatgcattttaaatttaaaaactctAAGCAAGAAGATTATACATGATGAATCATAAATGCTGTGGTATTTGAACTCTTGTTCACCAGGAATGATTCTAAGAAGTTGAAGCAAGAATACTATAGTAGGTCATGTTTATGTAAGTCCTTGCATAGTTTACAAAAGTGCTTTCCTTTACAATAAACTTTCTAAGCTAGGTAGTAAagtattttccttattttgtaagttaggaaaattgaggcccagatcaCACACCTGGTTAatgtcagaatcaggattcaaacccaggttttttgaTTTTTACTTCCAATGtattatccactataccatatggcttatagactgtgagccccttgagggcaggaactatgtcaTATTTGTCCCTAATGTCCCTAATTTGTATCCCTAATGACTGGTACACGGGGTGCTTAATGCTTATGGATAGCTTCTGATGTAGTGCTTTTTCTGGGCAAATGAGGGGCAGTGGTATGTATCATTTGACGTGTAAAGGAACATATTGAAcctaactcattttaaaaaaagcatttttagatGTGATTTTGCTGTTAAGCTACTCTTCTGAGATTATCTTGAGGGATATTAGATAATATAAGTCACCACCAATCAACTACTATTTAAGCATCTTATCAGGATTGAACTTTGATGACAGAAGGACAAGGTGGCTCATTTTTATCTTATTGGGTCAGATTTTCTATCTTATAGGAACTGCAGCTTTTTTCTAAGGCAGTTTTTAAATAACATCTTTTTGCAGCAATTTTCAAAATACCTTCATGTGAGGTAGGAagtggattaaatgacttggcctaCTAgggacatgttgtgaaagaactgGGACTTGGTGTTATGTATTTTAAATTCAAGCCTACAACCCTTTATCACACCTCCCATATACCAATCTACTTCAAAATAAGCTTTGATGCCTTTTTTATATCAGCTATTTCTGGATATGATCCCAACTGACCCCATGATTGAATCCTCCCTTGTAACatagaaaaacaagcaaaacaataGTGACTGGACCTGGAAAAAGTACTGCTGTATTCTCAATTTATTTCTTAGTAAGCACATTCATTGGGAAAGGTAAGTAAGGCAGTACAAAAGGCTCATATCGCCTATATGATGCTGTCCTTTTTTGAAATTAAAGAACAGGAATCCCCATTCAAACAACAGCTGTATTTTAGACATGATTACTTCTTGAAAACAAGTCATATGCCCCCATACTGCCTATTTTAAGGGTATGGTGCAGGATTTAATTATATAGCAATATGTTAGAATTTATCATTTAGAAATGACCCTTCACACAATCAAGTTTTAAAACCTAATACTCATCTTTCAATTCCCAATTTTAATGATTAATTCTAAGATTGCATCCTCCTCctatagaaaaaaattgaaggtgaTACTGAAAACTTAAAACAGTGCACATAGGACTCCAACTGCCTTATACAGTacaattattaatatttctttttaaatttagaaacttTTGGAAGAAATTACAGATTTCAGTGCAGTATGTGCTTAGTGCATAGAAGATGAAATTCAAGGGAAGAATTTTAAGTAGCATCCCAGAGCTCCCAAAGACTTCACAGCCTTATTTCTTTAAGGACTTAAGGACTTTAAGGACTACTAATTTCTGTCTGGAAAAGTCTGGTAGTATTGGTCATTGGAGCTGAACTCAGGaatggggccactaaactgtactgAAGAATCCCAGCAGGCTGCAGACTTattgtcttgtatttttattacattgttaagtatttcccaattacattttaatctggtttgggctgcacttGGGAGTGTTAAGCTGATGTAACCCTTGGGCCTTAACTCCTCTGGTTAGATGATCAGGGCATTTCAACAAATTTATTTACTactttactattattttattttagggcAGTTTCTAAAAGCTATCTCCCTGGAGTCTACAGAATTCAGAATACAGAATTGGTGGACAAGTAAATGTCTGGTTTCCATTTCAAAGGACACTGGAAATGATGACATGTGGAATTAATCAGCTTGCGTAACAAATTGTATTGTGCCATGCTTAAATACAATTAGCCTGGGATAGTGGGCTTGACATTGAAAGACAGTTTGCAACTTTGAGtaccaattttctcatctgtaagctgTCATATTATTTATCTTGACCACATGACAGgtatttgttgttcaattgttttcatttgtgtccaactctttgtgaccccatttggggttttcttggcaaagattctagagtggtttgctattttcctctccagctcattttacaaatgaggtaactgagcaaacagggttaagtggcatgccaaaggtcacacagctagtaaatgtctgaggccagatttgaacttaggaacatGGGTTTTTgtctccagacctggcactcttatctactgctccacctaactgccctaggtGTATGTGAAAGTACTCTTAAAACCATAATGTGCTATACAAGTGTAaactagaaataatttttaaaaaacatatcaaTTACTTTTGCTCTCCAACTAcatataggaaaaaataaagatatccTTTCACTATATGACAATCTGATCAAAGAAATCCTgaacttgtatttatttaaatgttagcaCAAGACTCATATTTGAAGAATTTCAAGGTTAAATTTTCTTCTGAATTCTGACGTGACTGACTTCTGTGTTTTTCTCAGCACCTGGAATTTGTATGGGTTATAATTACATGGGAAACTATCTGAAATTGTGTTTCAGCCTTAATATGTTCTTTCTGTAGAGAAGTAACACAAAGCATGTCTTCTCATTGcacatagaggaaaaaaataaccttttCATTAGGAAAGCCTACCTAGAAACGGGCAACTACCAGTACTGAATGCCAGTATTAGAAtagttttgagctggaagggacctcagagctctGACTTCTTATGTCAAcactaaatcaatcaatcaatttctgtctctctctctttctgtctctctctctctctttctctctctctctctctctctctctctctctctctctctctctcacacacacacacacacacacataattctATGACGTTTTTAGCCATCCAGATCTTTGGGGCTTATAAAGTGGCACACACTTTATTATGACATCTTTTTACATTGATTCATGTCTCTGATTGCCAGCTTTTCTTCAATTTACTTTGTAATCTTTAACGTGAAAGTTTTTTTatcaatatcttttattttctatctcaccttcatttccaaaaatctcctttcttctttccttatataGAGAGGTGTGTCctgtaaaaaagaataaaagagaaaaaaaagtagttcATCAAACTAACCAGTCCATTGACTAAATCTGAGAGTACATTCAATGCCCTGCTTCCATAGTTCGctgcctctgcaaagaaggaaaagagattcagttctctcatctcttttcatCAGATTTCTTTGTTGGTCTCTGAGGTGAAGTCAGGGTCTTCCAAACCTTGCCTCTGAAATGAGATGTGACAATCACAGTACCAAGTTTAAATCTCCATTGGTTAAGGGTTTAAATCATAAGTAATGACTCTGTACAATATTGACAAGATAATACTTGTATCTTAAAATTATGTAATTTTCAAAGAGCTAAGGCCTGTGCCTTTAACTGAGTGATTCATTGCCTTCTGAATGACTTGTTGACATGGTGACAATTAGCAGGAAAGGCAAGCTGATAGAATCTTAGTCAAATTAGGTTGATATGGAAGAAAAAGTGAGATCATCAGTTTAATTAATTAAGATGGTCTTGTAAAAATCTGATATTGCATTAAGAAACCAATATATTACCGTGACATTTGGAAGTGTTTGCGGTGACTCTGTCAGCCAGGTAACTTGTCCTATTTTTAAATCAGTTATGAAATATAATAGTCCCATACAATTCCCTCTGGTTAGACACTTAGCACAAAATCTCTGCCTTATTCATTCAATGAATTTTTATCAACAAATAATTTGAGCGTCCGTGTCAAGCACTATACAGGAggagttttaaaaatggaataacaGTTATTGATCTTTTAGGAGTTTATAATTTGATAGGAGAGATGAactatatatatgcaaataactaGAATAAAAAAACAGCATGTGATAAGGCTtccttcacccctgattttaGCCTGTTCAGAATGTCACATGTTATCCAAATTAAAATCTGGCAATCTAATTAATAACTGTCCAACCATTTTTTTCTGAGCAATATTAAGATAGTGACTGTAGCTACTCATTGAGAATCTATGTGAATGGTGGCTCCTTGGTGAACTGTACTGATAATATGTTGGGATAGATGCCACCTCCTTTGGGGCCAGTCCCATAACCAGGCACTCAGGCTTACAGTTTGGCTCCCAGAGGACAGCTGATTACCACTGTTCTCAGAATTCTAAGGGTTGTGGGTGTCTAGTAGAGTAGCTAATAAGCCCCCACCTACATACTTCCCATTGACATTCATCAGTTATGcttcaattagtttttagaaaAGGGCATATGCTAGGGTGGTAAGGACACTTGGTACAAAACATCTCCCCCAAAGTCTGGGGCACTCTCTCCTCCAAGCACATACATGTCAATGGGAGAGTGAGCTCTTACTGTAGAGAACACATGTGCCAA is from Trichosurus vulpecula isolate mTriVul1 chromosome 7, mTriVul1.pri, whole genome shotgun sequence and encodes:
- the TAF13 gene encoding transcription initiation factor TFIID subunit 13: MADEEEDPTFEEDNEDVGGGADGGQGKRKRLFSKELRCMMYGFGDDQNPYTESVDILEDLVIEFITEMTHKAMSIGRQGRVQVEDIVFLIRKDPRKFARVKDLLTMNEELKRARKAFDEANYGS